The Candidatus Binatia bacterium genome has a window encoding:
- the argS gene encoding arginine--tRNA ligase: MKKPVGSVLERALQRARQQGFLKSDAPAVVLEIPKDPNLGDLATPVALSLARAERAAPRVVAERIVQCIEDPEGLFSAIEVAGPGYINFRLSPRFWARCLAEIELPEFGPSPFGSGKRVLVEFVSANPTGPLTVGHGRNAVLGDAIARLFEATSHKVVREYYFNNAGRQMKLLGESVKARYCEILGDPVVFPEEGYQGDYIREIAASLVKEFGDKLRNEPATGVFKEAAEKAIFADIERTLERLGIRFDSYFNEDSLYKDGSIEQTLADLRRLGLAFERDGAVWLKGDAVGLDQDRVLVKSTGEPAYRLPDIAYHRQKYARGFDLLVNVLGADHIAEHEDVRAALRALGYDVERLRVILYQFVTLTRGGEQVKMSTRRAEYVTLDELIDEVGADAVRFFFLTRKADSHLEFDLDLAKKQSADNPVFYVQYAHARVCSLMKQATAAGVQRPTAAEAALHLLTEPEEIGVTKLLCSYPDVVEEAARFCEPHRVVFYLIELAGEFHRFYNRHRVLTENPQQSGARLYLAWAVGRVVRNGLGLLGVRAPEEM, from the coding sequence ATGAAGAAACCAGTTGGGTCCGTGCTCGAGCGTGCTTTGCAACGCGCCCGGCAGCAAGGTTTCTTGAAGTCGGATGCGCCGGCCGTGGTGCTGGAAATCCCGAAAGACCCGAATCTCGGCGATCTTGCCACTCCCGTTGCCCTGAGCTTGGCGCGGGCCGAGCGGGCGGCCCCGCGAGTCGTTGCGGAACGAATTGTGCAGTGCATCGAGGATCCTGAAGGATTGTTTTCCGCGATTGAAGTCGCGGGCCCAGGATACATCAATTTTCGCTTGTCGCCCCGATTTTGGGCGCGTTGCCTGGCGGAAATCGAATTGCCCGAGTTTGGCCCGAGCCCTTTTGGTTCGGGAAAGCGCGTGCTTGTGGAGTTCGTTTCCGCAAACCCCACGGGTCCGCTGACGGTCGGACACGGCCGTAACGCAGTTCTCGGTGACGCGATCGCCCGACTCTTCGAGGCCACGAGCCACAAGGTGGTGCGCGAGTACTATTTCAACAACGCCGGAAGGCAGATGAAGTTGTTGGGCGAGTCGGTGAAGGCTCGGTACTGCGAGATACTGGGCGACCCGGTCGTGTTCCCGGAAGAGGGTTACCAGGGAGATTACATTCGTGAGATCGCGGCCAGTTTGGTGAAAGAGTTCGGGGACAAGCTGCGCAACGAGCCGGCCACGGGCGTGTTCAAGGAAGCGGCGGAAAAAGCCATTTTCGCGGACATCGAGCGTACGTTGGAGCGCCTGGGAATTCGCTTCGACTCCTACTTCAACGAGGACTCTTTGTACAAGGACGGCAGTATCGAGCAGACCTTGGCTGACTTGCGGCGGCTCGGCTTGGCGTTCGAGCGCGACGGTGCCGTGTGGCTCAAGGGCGATGCGGTCGGATTGGATCAGGACCGGGTGCTGGTCAAATCCACGGGCGAGCCGGCGTACCGACTGCCGGACATTGCGTATCACCGCCAGAAGTATGCCCGAGGATTCGACTTGCTCGTCAATGTGCTCGGTGCGGATCACATTGCCGAACACGAGGATGTGCGGGCAGCCTTGCGCGCGCTGGGTTACGATGTCGAGCGGCTGCGGGTGATCCTATATCAGTTCGTGACGCTGACGCGCGGGGGCGAGCAAGTGAAGATGTCCACCAGGCGGGCGGAGTACGTCACGCTCGACGAGCTCATTGACGAAGTCGGTGCGGATGCCGTTCGCTTTTTCTTTCTTACCCGCAAGGCAGATAGCCATTTGGAATTCGATCTCGACTTGGCCAAGAAACAGTCGGCGGACAACCCCGTGTTTTATGTTCAATATGCGCACGCGCGTGTTTGCAGCTTGATGAAGCAGGCGACCGCGGCGGGCGTGCAACGCCCCACGGCGGCTGAAGCTGCGTTGCACCTGTTGACCGAGCCGGAGGAAATCGGGGTGACGAAGCTGCTGTGCTCCTACCCGGATGTGGTGGAAGAGGCGGCGCGGTTCTGCGAGCCTCACCGGGTGGTGTTTTACTTGATCGAGTTGGCGGGAGAATTTCACCGCTTTTACAATCGCCATCGGGTGCTGACGGAAAATCCCCAGCAGTCTGGCGCGCGCCTGTATCTTGCATGGGCCGTTGGCCGTGTGGTGCGCAACGGGTTGGGTTTGCTCGGGGTGCGTGCGCCGGAAGAGATGTGA
- the trpE gene encoding anthranilate synthase component I: MFEPSYAEFCTLAGKGTAVAVTREILADLETPVSAFLKLDDGGDAFLFESVEGAEKWGRYSFLGIRPAGVLSAKEGRVTLQLRGQERRVVESRNPLQEARRVLQEFHVVSAKPLPRFDGGWVGYLGYDLVRHFERLPHPPLDDLLLPDVYLMLVDTFLVFDNLRHTVTAVTYAPTTGISLEASYTQACQRLHDVVERLNRPLRAALELRAVPEERPVQANMSRDRYEAMVRKAKEYIGAGDIIQVVLAQRFEGELRAEPFQVYRCLRKANPAPYMFFLRAGEATLVGSSPEVMVRLEGREVTVRPIAGTRPRGKDEVSDRALEAELRQDAKEIAEHIMLVDLGRNDVGRVAEIGSVQVTECMVVERYSHVMHLVSNVRGTLRAGLDAFDALAATFPAGTLTGAPKIRAMEIIDELEPTRRGVYGGAVGYFGYSGNMDTCITIRTILVKNGRFYVQAGAGIVADSVPEQEYFECVNKARGALQAVRLAESLRPD; this comes from the coding sequence ATGTTCGAGCCAAGTTACGCCGAGTTTTGTACGCTCGCGGGCAAGGGAACTGCCGTTGCGGTCACGCGGGAGATTTTGGCCGACCTGGAAACACCGGTATCGGCATTTCTCAAGCTCGACGATGGCGGGGATGCGTTTTTGTTCGAAAGTGTGGAGGGCGCCGAGAAGTGGGGCCGTTACAGTTTTCTCGGTATTCGCCCTGCGGGTGTGCTGAGCGCGAAAGAGGGACGCGTCACGCTGCAGTTGCGGGGCCAAGAGCGACGGGTAGTCGAGAGCAGGAACCCGCTGCAGGAAGCGCGGCGCGTGCTCCAGGAGTTTCACGTTGTTTCCGCAAAACCCTTGCCGCGCTTTGACGGCGGCTGGGTTGGCTATCTCGGCTACGACCTCGTGCGGCATTTCGAGCGTCTCCCCCATCCGCCGCTAGACGACTTGTTGCTCCCCGACGTGTACCTCATGCTCGTGGATACGTTCTTAGTGTTCGACAACTTGCGCCACACGGTGACGGCCGTGACCTATGCTCCAACCACGGGTATCAGCCTGGAAGCTAGCTACACGCAAGCCTGCCAGAGACTACACGATGTGGTGGAGCGATTGAATCGCCCGCTGCGGGCTGCGTTGGAGTTGCGTGCCGTTCCGGAGGAACGGCCAGTTCAGGCGAACATGTCGCGCGACCGGTACGAGGCGATGGTCCGCAAAGCGAAGGAGTACATTGGTGCGGGCGATATCATCCAGGTGGTGCTCGCCCAACGGTTCGAGGGCGAGCTGCGCGCAGAACCGTTTCAGGTCTACCGTTGCTTGCGTAAAGCCAACCCTGCTCCCTACATGTTCTTCTTGCGAGCCGGCGAAGCCACTCTGGTCGGCTCGTCTCCGGAAGTCATGGTGCGGCTGGAGGGGCGGGAAGTGACGGTGCGCCCGATTGCCGGAACCCGGCCCCGGGGAAAGGATGAGGTTTCCGACCGTGCGCTCGAGGCCGAATTGCGGCAGGACGCCAAAGAGATTGCCGAGCACATCATGCTGGTGGATCTGGGGCGCAACGACGTGGGGCGCGTTGCGGAAATTGGTTCCGTACAAGTCACGGAATGCATGGTGGTGGAGCGTTACTCCCACGTCATGCACTTGGTCTCGAACGTGCGGGGCACATTGCGTGCGGGGCTAGACGCGTTCGATGCTTTGGCCGCAACCTTTCCGGCGGGGACGCTGACCGGTGCTCCGAAGATTCGAGCCATGGAGATCATCGACGAGCTCGAACCCACCCGGCGAGGCGTGTACGGCGGTGCGGTGGGATATTTTGGCTATTCGGGGAACATGGATACCTGCATCACCATCCGCACGATCTTGGTCAAGAACGGACGCTTTTACGTTCAAGCCGGAGCAGGCATCGTGGCCGACTCCGTTCCGGAGCAAGAGTACTTCGAGTGTGTCAACAAGGCCCGGGGAGCACTGCAAGCGGTTCGGCTAGCAGAGAGTTTGAGGCCCGACTAA
- a CDS encoding glutamine amidotransferase, whose amino-acid sequence MLLMIDNYDSFTYNLVQYFGELGAEVRVVRNDAISVEDIAELNPDQIVISPGPCTPNEAGVSVEVIRHFAGKVPLLGVCLGHQSIAAAFGGRVVRAARLMHGKTSDIFHDGKTIFRGLPNPFPATRYHSLLVEPETLPPILEVTAWTAENEIMGLRHRDYVVEGVQFHPESILTPAGKQLLQNFLALAV is encoded by the coding sequence ATGTTGCTCATGATCGATAACTACGACTCGTTTACCTACAACCTCGTCCAGTACTTCGGTGAACTTGGCGCGGAAGTTCGGGTGGTCCGCAACGATGCTATCTCGGTGGAGGACATTGCCGAGCTGAATCCAGATCAAATTGTCATCTCTCCCGGTCCTTGCACGCCCAACGAGGCGGGAGTGTCGGTAGAGGTGATCCGCCACTTTGCGGGCAAGGTGCCGCTTCTCGGGGTGTGCTTGGGACACCAAAGCATTGCGGCGGCGTTCGGCGGGCGAGTGGTGCGCGCCGCGCGCCTGATGCACGGCAAAACATCTGACATTTTTCACGACGGGAAAACGATCTTTCGTGGACTTCCCAATCCGTTTCCCGCCACCCGTTACCATTCCTTGTTGGTCGAGCCGGAAACCTTGCCGCCCATTTTGGAAGTCACCGCATGGACAGCGGAGAACGAAATCATGGGGCTCCGCCATCGCGACTACGTGGTCGAAGGCGTGCAGTTTCACCCCGAGTCCATTTTGACGCCTGCAGGGAAGCAACTGCTGCAAAACTTTCTTGCCCTGGCTGTTTGA
- the trpD gene encoding anthranilate phosphoribosyltransferase, with amino-acid sequence MAMVSHVTQALRCLVEGRDLSATEADATMREVMGGQVSPTLLAALLVAWRMKGETVDELIGAARALRAYADRIEPSRPVIDTCGTGGDGRGTFNISTAAALIAAAAGAAVAKHGNRAVSGKVGGADILEALGVRIDLPPEAVRACIESTGFGFLFAPRFHPAMRHVAAVRRELGLRTIFNLLGPLANPAGARRQVVGVFGREWLEPVARALGALGAEHAMVVHSEDGLDEISLSARTFVCEWRDGAVRAWTLDPALWGFSVYPPDAFVCADLEEAVQRMRSVLRGEPGPCTEVAQLNAAAALYVAGMAPAIEHGIVLARTAVAQGLAWEKLQEVVRCTNR; translated from the coding sequence ATGGCGATGGTGTCGCACGTGACGCAAGCCCTCCGGTGCTTGGTGGAGGGGAGAGACCTCAGCGCCACCGAGGCCGATGCGACCATGCGGGAAGTGATGGGCGGTCAGGTGAGTCCGACTTTGCTGGCGGCCTTGCTGGTGGCGTGGCGGATGAAGGGCGAGACGGTGGACGAGCTGATCGGGGCCGCACGGGCACTGCGGGCGTATGCGGACCGGATTGAGCCGTCGCGTCCCGTGATCGATACCTGTGGCACCGGCGGTGACGGCCGCGGTACCTTCAACATCTCTACGGCTGCTGCTCTGATTGCCGCGGCAGCGGGAGCCGCGGTGGCCAAACACGGAAATCGGGCAGTATCGGGCAAGGTCGGTGGCGCAGATATTTTGGAAGCTCTCGGGGTACGGATCGATTTGCCCCCCGAAGCCGTGCGGGCGTGCATCGAGAGCACGGGTTTCGGGTTCCTGTTTGCGCCTCGGTTTCATCCAGCGATGCGCCACGTTGCCGCCGTTCGCCGAGAGCTCGGATTGCGGACCATTTTCAACTTGCTCGGGCCGCTGGCAAACCCGGCGGGTGCGCGACGGCAAGTCGTGGGGGTGTTTGGTCGGGAGTGGCTGGAGCCGGTAGCGCGTGCCTTGGGAGCGCTGGGGGCGGAACACGCCATGGTCGTGCACAGCGAAGACGGTTTGGACGAAATTTCCCTGTCTGCTCGGACCTTCGTGTGCGAGTGGCGCGATGGTGCCGTACGGGCGTGGACGTTGGATCCCGCCCTTTGGGGTTTTTCCGTTTACCCCCCAGATGCCTTCGTGTGTGCGGACCTGGAAGAGGCGGTGCAACGCATGCGCTCGGTGCTGCGCGGCGAGCCCGGTCCGTGCACGGAAGTCGCTCAACTCAATGCTGCTGCCGCCCTGTATGTCGCAGGGATGGCGCCGGCAATAGAACACGGTATTGTACTGGCACGCACGGCTGTGGCGCAAGGTCTTGCCTGGGAGAAATTGCAGGAGGTGGTGCGATGCACCAACCGATGA